In Zonotrichia albicollis isolate bZonAlb1 chromosome 26, bZonAlb1.hap1, whole genome shotgun sequence, a genomic segment contains:
- the NCAPH gene encoding condensin complex subunit 2 isoform X1, with product MAMAVCSPCPAAAPAAFLSPSLQAPGSTGTPVFAKCPDNDDERERRQRRRSRAVESSLEGLGSPSVRTKTWRSPLPQWTDAQIAEHYKTCIKLSAENKITTKNAFGLHLIDYMADILKQDNSELINFQMAAGAVEASAKIYAMRVDSLHAETFRVLGQLGKQPRAARDTESPQEDSSPAPEAARKAQPKKKQQGYKTIEQNLSNINAPEGSQRPEVDPMFQRSIASFDECSAAGIFLTGLRSRDFQSRLLFPSELVPLPSSESLALPSSQPVTVPGLKALLARCAEKRPICSSLAGFRFTEWDQESHDESVSALLERFRGSEHAFDPGLDPGSEEGEGPAPCQPQFLPEFQPESPGSDGSQRELQPERDSPGHGHSTGADLAEGDVSTMSRHVSLNPGEYSYFSPRVLSMWAGPEHWRFRPRQPPAPDLQRDSRQRIPRKVFELDFQKNIDFQAHFQKTKASTTLAKSTLESQNSRSTTLPADFNYEPESLGQLFLKPHVQVSPSLDPEGALDSEVGIEDYDYNNPNDTSNFCPALQVPDSDDDPDPDPAEFPGQAGPLPLPAHPEAPELPGIDGGDGDGCGELELIAEPPKVRKIPIPYAKTAKRMDMRRLKRNMWELLTEQGEQEEEEEAGEGTDVKVAGEKSLSGLIQDLRHRLPPTMASELSVPLAFISLLHLANEKNLELESTEDLSDVLVRGGD from the exons ATGGCCATGGCtgtctgcagcccctgcccggccgccgcccccgccgccttCCTCTCGCCGAGCCTGCAGGCCCCCGGCAGCACCGGCACCCCCGTGTTCGCTAAATGCCCCGACAATGACGATGAGCGCGAGAGGCGCCAGCGCCGCCGCTCCAGGGCTGTGGAGTCGTCGCTGGAGGGCCTCGGTTCCCCATCGGTCAG GACCAAGACCTGGCGGTCGCCGCTGCCCCAATGGACCGACGCGCAGATCGCGGAGCACTACAAAACCTGCATCAAGCTCTCCGCCGAGAAC AAAATCACCACCAAGAACGCCTTTGGGCTGCACCTGATCGATTACATGGCCGACATCCTGAAGCAGGACAACTCGGAGCTCATCAACTTCCAG ATGGCAGCCGGGGCTGTGGAGGCCAGCGCCAAGATCTACGCCATGCGCGTGGATTCCTTGCACGCCGAAACCTTCAGGGTCCTGGGCCAGCTGGGCAAGCAGCCCCGCGCTGCCCGGGACACAGAGAGCCCCCAGGAAG actccagcccagcccccgAGGCTGCCAGGAAGGCTCAGCCAAAGAAGAAGCAGCAAGGCTACAAAACCATCGAGCAGAACCTGAGCAACATCAACGCGCCCGAGGGCAGCCAGAGGCCTGAG GTGGATCCCATGTTCCAGCGCTCCATCGCCTCGTTCGACGAGTGCAGCGCCGCCGGCATTTTCCTGACGGGGCTGCGCTCGCGGGACTTCCAGAGCCGCCTCCTGTTCCCCTCGGAGCTCGTGCCCCTGCCCTCCTCGGagagcctggccctgcccagctcccagcccgtCACCGTGCCGGGCCTGAAAG CCCTGCTGGCCCGGTGCGCGGAAAAACGCCCGATCTGCTCCTCCCTGGCCGGATTCCGGTTCACCGAGTGGGATCAGGAGTCCCACGACGAG TCGGTGTCGGCGCTGCTGGAGCGGTTCCGCGGCAGCGAGCACGCCTTCGATCCCGGCCTGGATCCCGGCAGCGAGGAGGGCGAGGGCCcggccccctgccagccccaattCCTGCCCGAATTCCAGCCCGAATCCCCAGGCAGCGACGGGAGCCAGCGGGAACTGCAGCCCGAGCGAGACTCCCCGGGCCACGGCCACag CACTGGAGCTGACCTGGCAGAGGGGGACGTCAGCACCATGAGCCGGCACGTGTCCCTCAATCCCGGGGAATATTCCTACTTCAGCCCCCGCGTGCTCTCCATGTGGGCCGGCCCCGAGCACTGGAGATTCCGGCCCCGGCAGCCCC CAGCCCCAGACCTGCAGAGGGATTCCCGGCAGAGGATTCCCAGGAAGGTTTTCGAGCTGGATTTCCAGAAGAACATCGACTTCCAGGCCCATTTCCAGAAGACCAAG GCATCCACAACTTTGGCCAAATCCACCCTGGAGAGCCAGAACAGCCGGAGCACCACGCTCCCTGCAGACTTCAACTACGAACCCGAGagcctggggcagctcttcctCAAGCCCCACGTCCAG GTCAGCCCAAGCTTGGATCCAGAGGGAGCCTTGGACAGCGAGGTTGGAATTGAGGATTACGACTACAACAACCCCAACGACACCTCCAacttctgccctgccctgcag gtTCCTGACAGCGATGacgatcccgatcccgatcccgcaGAAttcccgggccaggcggggccgctcccgctcccggcTCATCCCGAGGCTCCGGAGCTGCCCGGGATCGACGGCGGCGATGGCGACGGCTGCGGGGAGCTGGAGCTGATTGCTGAGCCCCCCAAG GTCCGCAAGATCCCCATCCCGTACGCCAAGACAGCCAAGAGGATGGACATGAGGAGGCTCAAGAGGAACATGTGGGAGCTgctgacagagcagggagag caggaggaggaggaggaggccggGGAGGGGACGGACGTGAAGGTGGCCGGGGAGAAAAGCCTGAGTGGCCTCATCCAGGACCTGCGGCACAG GCTCCCTCCCACCATGGCCAGCGAGCTGTCGGTGCCCTTGGCCTTCATCTCCCTGCTGCACCTGGCCAACGAGAAG aaCCTGGAGCTGGAGAGCACCGAGGACCTGTCGGATGTGCTGGTGAGAGGGGGGGActga
- the NCAPH gene encoding condensin complex subunit 2 isoform X3: MAMAVCSPCPAAAPAAFLSPSLQAPGSTGTPVFAKCPDNDDERERRQRRRSRAVESSLEGLGSPSVRTKTWRSPLPQWTDAQIAEHYKTCIKLSAENKITTKNAFGLHLIDYMADILKQDNSELINFQMAAGAVEASAKIYAMRVDSLHAETFRVLGQLGKQPRAARDTESPQEDSSPAPEAARKAQPKKKQQGYKTIEQNLSNINAPEGSQRPEVDPMFQRSIASFDECSAAGIFLTGLRSRDFQSRLLFPSELVPLPSSESLALPSSQPVTVPGLKALLARCAEKRPICSSLAGFRFTEWDQESHDESVSALLERFRGSEHAFDPGLDPGSEEGEGPAPCQPQFLPEFQPESPGSDGSQRELQPERDSPGHGHSTGADLAEGDVSTMSRHVSLNPGEYSYFSPRVLSMWAGPEHWRFRPRQPPPDLQRDSRQRIPRKVFELDFQKNIDFQAHFQKTKASTTLAKSTLESQNSRSTTLPADFNYEPESLGQLFLKPHVQVSPSLDPEGALDSEVGIEDYDYNNPNDTSNFCPALQVPDSDDDPDPDPAEFPGQAGPLPLPAHPEAPELPGIDGGDGDGCGELELIAEPPKVRKIPIPYAKTAKRMDMRRLKRNMWELLTEQGEQEEEEEAGEGTDVKVAGEKSLSGLIQDLRHRLPPTMASELSVPLAFISLLHLANEKNLELESTEDLSDVLVRGGD; the protein is encoded by the exons ATGGCCATGGCtgtctgcagcccctgcccggccgccgcccccgccgccttCCTCTCGCCGAGCCTGCAGGCCCCCGGCAGCACCGGCACCCCCGTGTTCGCTAAATGCCCCGACAATGACGATGAGCGCGAGAGGCGCCAGCGCCGCCGCTCCAGGGCTGTGGAGTCGTCGCTGGAGGGCCTCGGTTCCCCATCGGTCAG GACCAAGACCTGGCGGTCGCCGCTGCCCCAATGGACCGACGCGCAGATCGCGGAGCACTACAAAACCTGCATCAAGCTCTCCGCCGAGAAC AAAATCACCACCAAGAACGCCTTTGGGCTGCACCTGATCGATTACATGGCCGACATCCTGAAGCAGGACAACTCGGAGCTCATCAACTTCCAG ATGGCAGCCGGGGCTGTGGAGGCCAGCGCCAAGATCTACGCCATGCGCGTGGATTCCTTGCACGCCGAAACCTTCAGGGTCCTGGGCCAGCTGGGCAAGCAGCCCCGCGCTGCCCGGGACACAGAGAGCCCCCAGGAAG actccagcccagcccccgAGGCTGCCAGGAAGGCTCAGCCAAAGAAGAAGCAGCAAGGCTACAAAACCATCGAGCAGAACCTGAGCAACATCAACGCGCCCGAGGGCAGCCAGAGGCCTGAG GTGGATCCCATGTTCCAGCGCTCCATCGCCTCGTTCGACGAGTGCAGCGCCGCCGGCATTTTCCTGACGGGGCTGCGCTCGCGGGACTTCCAGAGCCGCCTCCTGTTCCCCTCGGAGCTCGTGCCCCTGCCCTCCTCGGagagcctggccctgcccagctcccagcccgtCACCGTGCCGGGCCTGAAAG CCCTGCTGGCCCGGTGCGCGGAAAAACGCCCGATCTGCTCCTCCCTGGCCGGATTCCGGTTCACCGAGTGGGATCAGGAGTCCCACGACGAG TCGGTGTCGGCGCTGCTGGAGCGGTTCCGCGGCAGCGAGCACGCCTTCGATCCCGGCCTGGATCCCGGCAGCGAGGAGGGCGAGGGCCcggccccctgccagccccaattCCTGCCCGAATTCCAGCCCGAATCCCCAGGCAGCGACGGGAGCCAGCGGGAACTGCAGCCCGAGCGAGACTCCCCGGGCCACGGCCACag CACTGGAGCTGACCTGGCAGAGGGGGACGTCAGCACCATGAGCCGGCACGTGTCCCTCAATCCCGGGGAATATTCCTACTTCAGCCCCCGCGTGCTCTCCATGTGGGCCGGCCCCGAGCACTGGAGATTCCGGCCCCGGCAGCCCC CCCCAGACCTGCAGAGGGATTCCCGGCAGAGGATTCCCAGGAAGGTTTTCGAGCTGGATTTCCAGAAGAACATCGACTTCCAGGCCCATTTCCAGAAGACCAAG GCATCCACAACTTTGGCCAAATCCACCCTGGAGAGCCAGAACAGCCGGAGCACCACGCTCCCTGCAGACTTCAACTACGAACCCGAGagcctggggcagctcttcctCAAGCCCCACGTCCAG GTCAGCCCAAGCTTGGATCCAGAGGGAGCCTTGGACAGCGAGGTTGGAATTGAGGATTACGACTACAACAACCCCAACGACACCTCCAacttctgccctgccctgcag gtTCCTGACAGCGATGacgatcccgatcccgatcccgcaGAAttcccgggccaggcggggccgctcccgctcccggcTCATCCCGAGGCTCCGGAGCTGCCCGGGATCGACGGCGGCGATGGCGACGGCTGCGGGGAGCTGGAGCTGATTGCTGAGCCCCCCAAG GTCCGCAAGATCCCCATCCCGTACGCCAAGACAGCCAAGAGGATGGACATGAGGAGGCTCAAGAGGAACATGTGGGAGCTgctgacagagcagggagag caggaggaggaggaggaggccggGGAGGGGACGGACGTGAAGGTGGCCGGGGAGAAAAGCCTGAGTGGCCTCATCCAGGACCTGCGGCACAG GCTCCCTCCCACCATGGCCAGCGAGCTGTCGGTGCCCTTGGCCTTCATCTCCCTGCTGCACCTGGCCAACGAGAAG aaCCTGGAGCTGGAGAGCACCGAGGACCTGTCGGATGTGCTGGTGAGAGGGGGGGActga
- the NCAPH gene encoding condensin complex subunit 2 isoform X2, with translation MAMAVCSPCPAAAPAAFLSPSLQAPGSTGTPVFAKCPDNDDERERRQRRRSRAVESSLEGLGSPSVRTKTWRSPLPQWTDAQIAEHYKTCIKLSAENKITTKNAFGLHLIDYMADILKQDNSELINFQMAAGAVEASAKIYAMRVDSLHAETFRVLGQLGKQPRAARDTESPQEDSSPAPEAARKAQPKKKQQGYKTIEQNLSNINAPEGSQRPEVDPMFQRSIASFDECSAAGIFLTGLRSRDFQSRLLFPSELVPLPSSESLALPSSQPVTVPGLKALLARCAEKRPICSSLAGFRFTEWDQESHDESVSALLERFRGSEHAFDPGLDPGSEEGEGPAPCQPQFLPEFQPESPGSDGSQRELQPERDSPGHGHSTGADLAEGDVSTMSRHVSLNPGEYSYFSPRVLSMWAGPEHWRFRPRQPPAPDLQRDSRQRIPRKVFELDFQKNIDFQAHFQKTKASTTLAKSTLESQNSRSTTLPADFNYEPESLGQLFLKPHVQVSPSLDPEGALDSEVGIEDYDYNNPNDTSNFCPALQVPDSDDDPDPDPAEFPGQAGPLPLPAHPEAPELPGIDGGDGDGCGELELIAEPPKVRKIPIPYAKTAKRMDMRRLKRNMWELLTEQGEEEEEEAGEGTDVKVAGEKSLSGLIQDLRHRLPPTMASELSVPLAFISLLHLANEKNLELESTEDLSDVLVRGGD, from the exons ATGGCCATGGCtgtctgcagcccctgcccggccgccgcccccgccgccttCCTCTCGCCGAGCCTGCAGGCCCCCGGCAGCACCGGCACCCCCGTGTTCGCTAAATGCCCCGACAATGACGATGAGCGCGAGAGGCGCCAGCGCCGCCGCTCCAGGGCTGTGGAGTCGTCGCTGGAGGGCCTCGGTTCCCCATCGGTCAG GACCAAGACCTGGCGGTCGCCGCTGCCCCAATGGACCGACGCGCAGATCGCGGAGCACTACAAAACCTGCATCAAGCTCTCCGCCGAGAAC AAAATCACCACCAAGAACGCCTTTGGGCTGCACCTGATCGATTACATGGCCGACATCCTGAAGCAGGACAACTCGGAGCTCATCAACTTCCAG ATGGCAGCCGGGGCTGTGGAGGCCAGCGCCAAGATCTACGCCATGCGCGTGGATTCCTTGCACGCCGAAACCTTCAGGGTCCTGGGCCAGCTGGGCAAGCAGCCCCGCGCTGCCCGGGACACAGAGAGCCCCCAGGAAG actccagcccagcccccgAGGCTGCCAGGAAGGCTCAGCCAAAGAAGAAGCAGCAAGGCTACAAAACCATCGAGCAGAACCTGAGCAACATCAACGCGCCCGAGGGCAGCCAGAGGCCTGAG GTGGATCCCATGTTCCAGCGCTCCATCGCCTCGTTCGACGAGTGCAGCGCCGCCGGCATTTTCCTGACGGGGCTGCGCTCGCGGGACTTCCAGAGCCGCCTCCTGTTCCCCTCGGAGCTCGTGCCCCTGCCCTCCTCGGagagcctggccctgcccagctcccagcccgtCACCGTGCCGGGCCTGAAAG CCCTGCTGGCCCGGTGCGCGGAAAAACGCCCGATCTGCTCCTCCCTGGCCGGATTCCGGTTCACCGAGTGGGATCAGGAGTCCCACGACGAG TCGGTGTCGGCGCTGCTGGAGCGGTTCCGCGGCAGCGAGCACGCCTTCGATCCCGGCCTGGATCCCGGCAGCGAGGAGGGCGAGGGCCcggccccctgccagccccaattCCTGCCCGAATTCCAGCCCGAATCCCCAGGCAGCGACGGGAGCCAGCGGGAACTGCAGCCCGAGCGAGACTCCCCGGGCCACGGCCACag CACTGGAGCTGACCTGGCAGAGGGGGACGTCAGCACCATGAGCCGGCACGTGTCCCTCAATCCCGGGGAATATTCCTACTTCAGCCCCCGCGTGCTCTCCATGTGGGCCGGCCCCGAGCACTGGAGATTCCGGCCCCGGCAGCCCC CAGCCCCAGACCTGCAGAGGGATTCCCGGCAGAGGATTCCCAGGAAGGTTTTCGAGCTGGATTTCCAGAAGAACATCGACTTCCAGGCCCATTTCCAGAAGACCAAG GCATCCACAACTTTGGCCAAATCCACCCTGGAGAGCCAGAACAGCCGGAGCACCACGCTCCCTGCAGACTTCAACTACGAACCCGAGagcctggggcagctcttcctCAAGCCCCACGTCCAG GTCAGCCCAAGCTTGGATCCAGAGGGAGCCTTGGACAGCGAGGTTGGAATTGAGGATTACGACTACAACAACCCCAACGACACCTCCAacttctgccctgccctgcag gtTCCTGACAGCGATGacgatcccgatcccgatcccgcaGAAttcccgggccaggcggggccgctcccgctcccggcTCATCCCGAGGCTCCGGAGCTGCCCGGGATCGACGGCGGCGATGGCGACGGCTGCGGGGAGCTGGAGCTGATTGCTGAGCCCCCCAAG GTCCGCAAGATCCCCATCCCGTACGCCAAGACAGCCAAGAGGATGGACATGAGGAGGCTCAAGAGGAACATGTGGGAGCTgctgacagagcagggagag gaggaggaggaggaggccggGGAGGGGACGGACGTGAAGGTGGCCGGGGAGAAAAGCCTGAGTGGCCTCATCCAGGACCTGCGGCACAG GCTCCCTCCCACCATGGCCAGCGAGCTGTCGGTGCCCTTGGCCTTCATCTCCCTGCTGCACCTGGCCAACGAGAAG aaCCTGGAGCTGGAGAGCACCGAGGACCTGTCGGATGTGCTGGTGAGAGGGGGGGActga